Proteins encoded within one genomic window of Episyrphus balteatus chromosome 1, idEpiBalt1.1, whole genome shotgun sequence:
- the LOC129906780 gene encoding hexokinase type 2-like, whose product MSAKTPRVRTLMEEFTLNNSQLAEVSRRFLNEINRGLCAQTHDNADVKCFPTYVQDLPTGEEVGKYLALDLGGTNFRVLLVTLKAHHEVDMESKIFAIPKEIMTGPGVQLFDHIAECLYTFMKEQNLVDEHLHLGFTFSFPCQQLGLTKGILVRWTKGFNCAGVENEDVVLLLKDALKRRQVDISVVAILNDTTGTLMSCAHRNKHCKIGVIIGTGCNACYLERVENVDLYDGPSDKSHVIINTEFGAFGESGMLDFVRSEYDRFVDQASMNPGRQIYEKMISGMYMGEIVRLALLKAIDKKLIFTDSGRKPQRLQIVGSFETKFVSDIESDPNGDFTNCRAILAGLGIRNATDDDCSDVRYICECVSKRAAHLVACGLAMLINKIDEPFVTVGVDGTVYRLHPKFKGYMFEKMRQLVKPGIEFDLMLSEDGSGRGAALVAATVAV is encoded by the coding sequence ATGTCTGCTAAAACACCTAGAGTTCGTACTTTGATGGAAGAGTTTACTCTAAATAATTCTCAGCTAGCTGAGGTTAGTCGGAGGTTCTTAAATGAAATCAATCGTGGTTTGTGTGCTCAGACCCATGATAACGCCGACGTTAAGTGCTTTCCAACGTACGTTCAAGATCTTCCAACTGGAGAAGAAGTCGGAAAATACTTGGCATTAGATCTTGGTGGAACGAATTTTCGGGTATTGCTGGTGACCTTGAAGGCTCATCACGAAGTCGACATGGAATCAAAGATATTTGCCATACCCAAGGAAATCATGACTGGTCCTGGGGTCCAGCTTTTCGATCATATTGCTGAATGCCTTTACACCTTTATGAAGGAGCAAAATTTGGTAGATGAACATCTTCATCTGGGATTCACATTTTCGTTTCCCTGTCAACAGTTGGGTTTGACTAAGGGAATTCTTGTCCGTTGGACAAAAGGTTTCAATTGTGCGGGAGTAGAAAACGAAGATGTTGTGCTGCTGCTGAAAGATGCACTTAAACGTCGTCAAGTTGATATATCTGTCGTTGCCATACTCAACGATACCACAGGAACACTCATGTCATGTGCTCATAGAAATAAACATTGCAAGATCGGTGTAATCATTGGAACCGGTTGCAATGCATGTTATCTGGAACGTGTGGAAAACGTTGACCTCTATGACGGGCCTTCGGACAAGTCTCACGTCATCATTAACACAGAATTCGGAGCTTTTGGTGAGAGTGGAATGTTGGACTTTGTCCGTTCGGAGTATGATCGTTTTGTTGATCAAGCCTCAATGAATCCCGGAAGGCAAATCTATGAAAAAATGATCTCAGGCATGTACATGGGTGAGATTGTTAGATTAGCTTTATTAAAGGCGATCGATAAAAAGCTTATTTTCACTGATTCTGGACGGAAACCACAACGTCTTCAGATTGTTGGAAGTTTTGAGACTAAATTCGTTTCGGATATTGAATCTGATCCCAATGGTGATTTTACAAATTGCAGAGCAATTCTAGCTGGATTGGGTATTCGTAATGCAACAGATGATGACTGTTCCGATGTAAGGTATATCTGTGAGTGTGTTTCGAAGCGAGCTGCCCATCTTGTAGCATGTGGGTTAGCTATGTTGATAAATAAGATCGATGAACCGTTTGTGACGGTGGGTGTTGATGGCACAGTATATAGACTGCATCCTAAATTCAAGGGTTACATGTTTGAGAAAATGAGGCAACTAGTCAAGCCGGGTATCGAATTTGATTTGATGCTATCGGAGGATGGATCGGGACGTGGAGCTGCGCTGGTCGCCGCCACTGTTGCtgtataa